The Paenibacillus mucilaginosus 3016 genome includes the window CTCGCGGTCGTCATGTTCGATCTCGATCACTTCAAAGTGATCAACGATTCGCTTGGCCATAAAGCCGGAGACCGGCTTCTGCAGCAGGTGGCGGAGCGCCTCCGGCGGGAGCTGGCCTTTGCCGATACGATTGCCAGGCTCGGGGGGGATGAGTTCCTGCTGCTTGTGCCCGGGGTAGACACGGAAGAGGAGGCGCTTAGGGCGGGACGGTCTGTAACGGGGCTGCTCAAGGAGCCCTTCGAGCTGAGCGGGCAGAAGATCAGCGTCACGGCCAGCGTAGGCATCGCGCTGTACCCCCGGGACGGGGGAACCATGGATTCGCTGGTCCGGAGTGCCGATATCGCCATGTACCGCTCGAAGGAGCTCGGCCGCAATGCCTGCCGGCTGTTCGCGCCGTCGATGAAGGATGAGGCCAAGGAGCGCCTGCGGATGGAGGTGCTGCTGCGGGAGGCGATCGTGGAGAAGCAGCTCGTCCTGCATTATCAGCCGAAGCTCGATCTGCGCAGCGGCCGGGTGTACGGGGTCGAAGCGCTGGTGCGCTGGAACAGCCCCGAGCAGGGGCTGGTCTATCCGGGCGCCTTCATTGGCATTGCGGAGGAGACCGGTCTCATCGTACCGATGGGCGAGTGGATCGTCCGGGAGGCGTGCCGGCAGTGCAGGGAGTGGCTCGATGCGGGGCTCGGGCCCCTCACGGTCAGTGTGAATCTGTCCGCCCGCCAGTTTGCGAAGGCCGACCTCGGCCGCAAGATTGCGGCGATTCTCGGCGAGACGGGACTGCCGCCGAATCTGCTCGAGCTGGAGCTGACGGAGAGCACAGTCATGGGAAACCCGGAGGAGGCGGCCCGGATGCTGCAGAGCCTGAAGGAGCTCGGTGTCTGCATCTCTATTGACGACTTCGGGACGGGCTTCTCCTCCCTGAGCTATCTCACCCGCTTCCCGATCGATACCCTGAAGATCGACAAATCATTCATCTCCCGGCTCGAAGAGGAGCAGGCGAACGGCGCGATCGCCGCCGGCATTGTGTCCCTGGCCCACAGCCTGCATCTCAAGGTGGTGGCCGAAGGGGTGGAGACGCAGCGGCAGCTGGACTTCCTGGCGGCGAAGGGCTGCGACGCGGTCCAAGGCTTCCACATCAGCAGGGGACTGGATCCCTGTGCCCTGGAGGCCTTCCTGCAGCAGCGATAAACCTCTTGCATTTCCATACATTTCCGTTTATGCTGGTGGGGAACAAATTTCATATTGTGATGCACGGGAGCTTGGGAGAACGCCAGGCTGAGAGGAAGGCCGCTGCCTTCGACCGTTAGACCTGAACTGGATAATGCCAGCGGAGGAACGAGAACCCACACCATCAGCGTGCAGCGGGAGCGGCCTGTTGTCGATCGACAACGGACCGGCCGTTCTGTGCTGCGCATACATCCGTGGACCGCTTGCGTAACATCGAGCGGTCCTTTTTGTCGTGCTTCCCCCATTGGTGATCCTTGTTCGGGGCCGGAAGCGGCGCAGGATGCCGCGCGTCCAAGAGCCTAGGAGGATAAGATCAGATGACAAGTGAAAACCGGATTGAAAACGGGAATGCTCCCGCAGCGGAAGCGGTACAGGGAGAAGGCGCAGCGGCGAAGATCGCCGGCGCGTTCCCGGGCAGCCGCAAAGTATACGTAGAGGGCTCCCGCCCCGATCTGAAGGTCGCCATGCGTGAGATTGAGCTGAGCCCGTCCACCGGGCGGTACGGGGAAGAGCCGAACGCACCCGTGCGCGTATACGACACCAGCGGGCCGTATACGGATGCGGGGGCGAAGACCGATATCCGTCAGGGGCTGCAGCCCAGCCGGCTGCCGTGGATCCTGAGCCGGGAGGACGTCGAATCGTACGAAGGCCGCGAAGTCAAGCCGGAGGACAACGGTTATCTGCACGCCGAATCGGTGAAGGAAGAGCTGCTGTTCCCCGGGCTGAAGCGCCGTCCGCTGCGGGCGAAGGCGGGGAGCAACGTAACCCAGCTGCACTATGCACGTAAAGGCATCATCACCCCGGAGATGGAGTATATCGCCATCCGCGAGAATGTCGATCCGGAGTTCGTGCGCAGCGAGGTGGCGCGCGGGCGGGCGATCATCCCGTCGAATATCAACCACCCGGAGAGCGAGCCGATGATCATCGGACGCAACTTCCTCGTGAAAGTCAACGCGAACATCGGCAATTCGGCTGTCGCTTCCTCGATCGACGAGGAGGTCGAGAAGATGACCTGGGCAATCCGCTGGGGCGCTGATAACATTATGGACCTCTCGACGGGCAAGAACATCCACATGACCCGCGAGTGGATTATCCGCAACTCCCCGGTGCCGGTCGGCACGGTGCCGATCTATCAGGCGCTGGAGAAAGTGAACGGCAAGGCGGAGGACCTGACGTGGGAGGTGTACCGCGACACGCTGATCGAGCAGGCGGAGCAGGGTGTCGACTATTTTACGATCCATGCGGGTGTGCTCCTGCGCTATATTCCGATGACGGCCAAGCGGGTGACGGGCATCGTCTCCCGGGGCGGCTCGATCATGGCGGCCTGGTGTCTGGCGCATCATCAGGAGAACTTCCTGTATACGCATTTTGACGAGATCTGTGAGATCATGAAAACGTATGATGTGGCGTTCTCCCTCGGGGACGGCCTGCGGCCGGGCTCCATCGCCGACGCGAACGACGAGGCCCAGTTCGCGGAGCTCGATACACTCGGCGAGCTGACGCACCGTGCCTGGAAGCACGACGTGCAGGTGATGATCGAGGGGCCGGGCCACGTGCCGATGCACCTCATCAAAGAAAACGTCGACCGCCAGCTTGAGGTATGCGACGAAGCGCCGTTCTATACGCTCGGACCGCTGACCACGGATATCGCGCCGGGCTACGACCACATCACCTCCGCCATCGGGGCGGCGATGATCGGCTGGTTCGGTACGGCCATGCTCTGCTACGTCACGCCGAAAGAGCACCTCGGCCTGCCGAACAAGAACGACGTGCGCGAAGGCGTCATCGCCTACAAGATCGCTGCGCATGCCGCCGACCTGGCCAAGGGCCATCCGGGAGCGCAGGAGCGCGACAATGCGCTGTCCAAGGCCCGCTTCGAATTCCGCTGGCGCGACCAGTTCCACCTGGCCCTCGATCCCGAACGCGCGATGGAGTACCACGACGAGACGCTGCCGGCCGAAGGTGCGAAGACGGCGCACTTCTGCTCGATGTGCGGGCCGAAGTTCTGTTCGATGCGCATCACGCAGGATAT containing:
- a CDS encoding sensor domain-containing protein; this encodes MGHETGREPWEIERSQWLQRVRELEQRERELLQQLRTQENLNSKILDALPMDIFMEDAEGRTIYANQATYKRNRLTEEELLGRTLYDFFPYEVAERFRRENLEVWRTGRLITSEGTSLVGGDEIYLYTGKTLICPDEQTGEKLLLGFALDITDRVLAEKSLRESEERFRKLVDQAADSFFLMDGSGQFLDVNRQACLSLGYTEEELLTMQAGQISSFPAGELLRLHERVVEEGMIQLEDEFRRKDGTRLPVDIRLGLVQVGDKQMVLALCRDMTERKKAAEKIEHMAYHDALTGLPNRWFVHKRVMECTAGKKGQAKPLAVVMFDLDHFKVINDSLGHKAGDRLLQQVAERLRRELAFADTIARLGGDEFLLLVPGVDTEEEALRAGRSVTGLLKEPFELSGQKISVTASVGIALYPRDGGTMDSLVRSADIAMYRSKELGRNACRLFAPSMKDEAKERLRMEVLLREAIVEKQLVLHYQPKLDLRSGRVYGVEALVRWNSPEQGLVYPGAFIGIAEETGLIVPMGEWIVREACRQCREWLDAGLGPLTVSVNLSARQFAKADLGRKIAAILGETGLPPNLLELELTESTVMGNPEEAARMLQSLKELGVCISIDDFGTGFSSLSYLTRFPIDTLKIDKSFISRLEEEQANGAIAAGIVSLAHSLHLKVVAEGVETQRQLDFLAAKGCDAVQGFHISRGLDPCALEAFLQQR
- the thiC gene encoding phosphomethylpyrimidine synthase ThiC — its product is MTSENRIENGNAPAAEAVQGEGAAAKIAGAFPGSRKVYVEGSRPDLKVAMREIELSPSTGRYGEEPNAPVRVYDTSGPYTDAGAKTDIRQGLQPSRLPWILSREDVESYEGREVKPEDNGYLHAESVKEELLFPGLKRRPLRAKAGSNVTQLHYARKGIITPEMEYIAIRENVDPEFVRSEVARGRAIIPSNINHPESEPMIIGRNFLVKVNANIGNSAVASSIDEEVEKMTWAIRWGADNIMDLSTGKNIHMTREWIIRNSPVPVGTVPIYQALEKVNGKAEDLTWEVYRDTLIEQAEQGVDYFTIHAGVLLRYIPMTAKRVTGIVSRGGSIMAAWCLAHHQENFLYTHFDEICEIMKTYDVAFSLGDGLRPGSIADANDEAQFAELDTLGELTHRAWKHDVQVMIEGPGHVPMHLIKENVDRQLEVCDEAPFYTLGPLTTDIAPGYDHITSAIGAAMIGWFGTAMLCYVTPKEHLGLPNKNDVREGVIAYKIAAHAADLAKGHPGAQERDNALSKARFEFRWRDQFHLALDPERAMEYHDETLPAEGAKTAHFCSMCGPKFCSMRITQDIREYAREHGLGEAEALRAGMEEKSKEYAETGSGVYR